One genomic segment of Vibrio sp. SCSIO 43136 includes these proteins:
- a CDS encoding protease modulator HflC gives MKNQAQKFKIWWVVAALLSIYVAVTCFVSVKESEFAVITQFGKPVKTVSEAGAVVKLPNPVQAVTRLEKRVQMLSLEPAEYSTRDRRNVVVDNYVVWRIVEPITYLTSVRTTEIAEQRLNTITNSEIGSMLASYQLGQILNVDSEENHLDQLFKQVSENVNQVSQKELGIEVLAVRAVKFGYSPRNLKSIYDRMSSEWERLSKKYRAEGREQAEKIRAQTEQEIVELKSQAYRDSQIIKGKSEAKAAQLYSQAFESNREFFEFVRTMEAYKAVFGNNTQLILPSDSSLFKMLVEPEFESNRGEGE, from the coding sequence ATGAAGAATCAAGCACAGAAGTTCAAAATTTGGTGGGTAGTCGCTGCACTGCTCTCTATTTATGTTGCAGTGACCTGCTTTGTGTCAGTCAAAGAGTCTGAGTTTGCGGTGATCACCCAGTTTGGTAAGCCGGTAAAAACGGTTTCTGAGGCGGGCGCAGTGGTTAAACTGCCAAATCCAGTACAGGCAGTCACTCGTCTTGAAAAGCGTGTACAGATGCTGAGCTTAGAGCCTGCGGAATACAGCACTCGCGACCGTCGTAATGTGGTGGTCGATAACTATGTGGTGTGGCGTATTGTTGAGCCTATCACCTACCTAACCAGTGTGCGTACAACCGAGATCGCTGAGCAGCGTCTCAACACCATTACTAACTCAGAGATTGGTTCTATGCTGGCTTCTTACCAACTCGGGCAAATCCTAAACGTCGACAGTGAAGAGAACCATCTCGACCAACTGTTTAAGCAAGTATCAGAAAATGTCAATCAAGTCAGCCAGAAAGAGCTAGGGATTGAAGTGCTTGCCGTCCGTGCGGTCAAGTTTGGTTACTCGCCACGCAACCTTAAATCTATCTATGACCGCATGAGTTCAGAGTGGGAGCGCCTGTCGAAGAAGTACCGTGCTGAGGGACGAGAGCAAGCCGAGAAGATCCGTGCTCAAACTGAGCAAGAAATCGTTGAGCTTAAATCACAAGCGTACCGCGATAGCCAGATCATCAAGGGCAAAAGTGAAGCTAAGGCGGCGCAGCTATATAGCCAAGCGTTTGAGTCGAATCGAGAGTTCTTTGAATTTGTGCGAACCATGGAAGCGTATAAGGCCGTATTTGGCAACAACACTCAGTTGATCCTGCCATCAGACTCTAGTCTGTTTAAGATGCTGGTCGAGCCAGAGTTTGAATCAAACCGTGGTGAGGGCGAGTAA
- a CDS encoding protease modulator HflK, producing the protein MSWWNDVQRVSLQIFVRLRWLMLIAVIALYAVSGFYSVDSDQRAVVSRFGKVTDHNVLPGMHYRLPWPFESVETLSAVELRSVNIDFSKEMDSSIVGRELTTGKGDLIELALQVQYSIPSPGKFLTQSMDAESILRNIAKAQAVTYVSQRELDSLLTTGRTNFQRWMKQALQQELDLFDSGILVTNVMLNRLETPKVIKKAYDDVQMAPAVKEKLIQDALGEREIKLAQARSEVVKSTKRVEAEAKARVTNTEGEVERLNTLIASLESEPELTKKRLYLETLKEVLEKAQVRFVNQD; encoded by the coding sequence ATGAGCTGGTGGAATGATGTTCAGCGAGTTAGCTTGCAGATATTTGTCCGTTTGCGCTGGCTGATGTTAATCGCTGTAATCGCTTTGTATGCCGTCAGCGGGTTTTACTCGGTTGATTCCGATCAGCGTGCAGTCGTGAGTCGTTTTGGCAAGGTAACCGATCATAATGTGCTACCGGGCATGCACTATCGCCTACCTTGGCCGTTTGAGAGTGTGGAGACACTTTCAGCAGTCGAGCTGCGCTCGGTAAATATCGACTTCTCTAAAGAAATGGATAGCTCCATTGTTGGCCGTGAGCTAACCACAGGGAAAGGGGACTTGATAGAGCTGGCGTTACAGGTGCAATACAGTATCCCGAGCCCTGGCAAATTCTTGACGCAATCTATGGATGCGGAGTCTATCTTACGCAATATCGCTAAGGCGCAAGCGGTGACTTATGTTAGCCAGCGAGAGTTAGACAGCTTACTCACCACAGGAAGAACGAACTTTCAGCGTTGGATGAAGCAAGCCTTGCAGCAAGAGCTGGACTTATTTGATTCAGGGATCTTGGTAACCAATGTGATGCTGAATCGCCTTGAAACTCCCAAGGTGATCAAAAAGGCCTACGATGACGTTCAAATGGCTCCGGCAGTGAAAGAAAAGCTAATCCAAGATGCCTTGGGTGAGCGTGAAATCAAGTTGGCGCAGGCACGCAGTGAGGTGGTTAAAAGTACTAAACGGGTTGAGGCTGAGGCCAAGGCTCGTGTAACCAATACTGAGGGGGAGGTAGAGCGCCTTAATACTCTAATTGCGAGTCTCGAGAGTGAGCCGGAACTGACTAAGAAGCGCTTGTATCTAGAGACACTTAAAGAGGTTTTGGAGAAAGCTCAGGTGCGATTTGTGAATCAGGATTAG
- a CDS encoding helix-turn-helix domain-containing protein → MTAQANMERRVFHNNEGCAVRNVVSQIGDKWSLLILFALVDGADRFNSLKSRIEGISQRMLTQTLRDLEREGYVNRTVYAEVPVKVEYCLTEMGQDLVKPLFQLVQWADNHRQDIEHARQAYDARS, encoded by the coding sequence ATGACTGCACAAGCGAATATGGAAAGAAGAGTATTTCACAATAACGAAGGCTGCGCCGTTCGCAACGTGGTCTCACAAATTGGTGACAAGTGGTCATTGCTGATCTTGTTTGCACTGGTTGATGGTGCCGACCGATTTAACTCACTTAAATCTCGTATCGAAGGAATTTCACAGCGGATGCTGACCCAAACCTTAAGAGATTTGGAGCGAGAAGGTTACGTTAATCGAACCGTTTACGCAGAAGTGCCGGTAAAAGTGGAGTATTGCCTAACAGAGATGGGACAAGATCTGGTTAAGCCCCTGTTTCAGTTAGTCCAATGGGCTGATAATCACAGACAAGATATTGAGCACGCTCGCCAAGCCTATGATGCGAGAAGCTAG
- a CDS encoding nuclear transport factor 2 family protein produces MLKQMTTMIFLLVSTITYATASDKLVIDLENLQKPNWSEQERQNAVIITDFVQNLMNNHNFDYVLEHYNDSAYVQHNRNLPDQVTGLVGFLREFVEEYPDYTYDVKHIYVDGDYVIFHSHATLEKEDRGNDQKGMNIIDKWRVEDGRIVEHWDSIQALDFSMRVYSLISGGDIQNANGVF; encoded by the coding sequence ATGTTAAAACAAATGACCACAATGATTTTTTTGCTCGTGAGCACAATCACTTATGCGACCGCATCAGACAAGCTTGTGATTGATTTGGAGAATTTACAGAAACCAAACTGGAGTGAGCAAGAGCGTCAAAACGCAGTGATAATCACCGATTTTGTGCAAAACCTCATGAATAACCATAATTTCGATTATGTACTGGAACATTACAACGATAGTGCATATGTACAGCACAACCGTAACTTGCCAGATCAAGTGACAGGTTTGGTGGGATTCTTACGTGAGTTTGTCGAAGAGTATCCAGATTACACTTACGATGTTAAGCATATCTATGTGGATGGCGATTACGTGATTTTCCATTCGCACGCAACACTCGAGAAAGAAGATCGAGGCAATGACCAAAAAGGGATGAACATTATTGATAAGTGGCGTGTAGAAGATGGCCGCATCGTTGAGCACTGGGACTCAATTCAAGCACTGGATTTTTCGATGCGTGTGTACTCTTTGATCAGTGGTGGTGACATTCAAAACGCAAATGGGGTGTTCTAA
- the map gene encoding type I methionyl aminopeptidase has translation MSIKIKNAAEIEKMRVAGKLAADVLDMIGAHVKAGVTTEELDRICHEYITEHGAYPAPLDYHGFPKSICTSINHIVCHGIPDTEDKMGTAGQIKPAVLKDGDMVNIDITVIIPDDKDADLSVRPKGYHGDTSKMFYVGEVSPADKRLATVTQEALYVGMRKVKPGATVGDIGTAIDKFIKDNNKKNPRMKYSIVKDFCGHGIGYEFHEEPQVVHYKNMDKRKLAEGMIFTIEPMINAGKFGCAIDTEDDWTVYTGDGKNSAQWEHTILVTKDGCEVLTHRSEESIPRLMKN, from the coding sequence ATGTCTATCAAAATCAAAAACGCTGCAGAAATTGAAAAGATGCGTGTTGCAGGCAAATTGGCTGCTGACGTGCTAGATATGATCGGCGCACACGTGAAAGCGGGTGTGACAACGGAAGAGCTAGACCGTATCTGTCACGAATACATCACCGAACACGGCGCTTACCCAGCACCTCTTGATTACCACGGTTTCCCGAAATCTATCTGTACTTCTATCAACCATATAGTTTGTCACGGTATACCAGATACAGAAGATAAGATGGGTACAGCAGGCCAGATCAAGCCAGCGGTACTTAAAGATGGCGACATGGTGAACATCGATATCACGGTAATCATTCCTGATGACAAGGATGCCGACCTAAGTGTTCGTCCAAAAGGCTATCACGGTGATACCTCTAAAATGTTCTACGTGGGTGAAGTTAGCCCAGCAGATAAACGCCTTGCTACCGTCACTCAAGAAGCACTATACGTAGGCATGCGTAAAGTGAAGCCTGGTGCAACCGTGGGTGACATCGGTACTGCCATCGATAAATTCATCAAGGACAACAACAAGAAAAATCCTCGCATGAAGTACTCAATCGTGAAGGACTTCTGTGGCCACGGTATCGGATATGAGTTCCATGAAGAACCACAAGTTGTTCATTACAAAAACATGGACAAGCGTAAGTTGGCTGAAGGCATGATCTTCACTATCGAACCGATGATCAATGCAGGTAAGTTTGGCTGTGCCATCGACACAGAAGATGACTGGACTGTTTACACTGGTGACGGTAAAAACTCGGCTCAGTGGGAGCACACCATTCTAGTAACGAAAGATGGTTGTGAAGTGCTGACTCATCGCTCTGAAGAAAGCATTCCGCGCTTAATGAAGAACTAA
- the rpsB gene encoding 30S ribosomal protein S2, with translation MATVSMRDMLKAGVHFGHQTRYWNPKMKPFIFGARNKVHIINLEKTVPMFNDALAELAKVGEKKGKVLFVGTKRAASEAVKEAAVASNQFYVNNRWLGGMLTNYKTVRQSIKRLKDLEAQAQDGTFDKLTKKEALMRTREMEKLEKSLGGIKDMGGLPDALFVIDADHEHIAVREANNLGIPVYAVVDTNSDPDGVDFVIPGNDDAIRAVQLYLNAAADAVKEGRNQDVAAAAAEKDGFVEEA, from the coding sequence ATGGCAACTGTATCAATGCGCGATATGCTAAAAGCTGGTGTACACTTCGGTCACCAGACTCGTTACTGGAACCCAAAAATGAAGCCATTCATCTTTGGTGCTCGTAACAAAGTACATATCATCAACCTAGAAAAAACTGTACCAATGTTCAACGACGCTCTAGCTGAACTAGCTAAAGTTGGCGAGAAGAAAGGTAAAGTTCTTTTTGTTGGTACTAAGCGCGCTGCATCTGAAGCTGTTAAAGAAGCTGCTGTTGCAAGCAACCAGTTCTACGTAAACAACCGCTGGTTGGGCGGTATGCTGACTAACTACAAAACTGTACGTCAGTCAATCAAGCGTCTGAAAGATCTTGAAGCACAAGCTCAAGACGGTACTTTCGACAAGCTGACTAAGAAAGAAGCTCTAATGCGCACTCGCGAAATGGAGAAACTTGAGAAGTCTCTTGGCGGTATCAAAGATATGGGCGGCCTACCAGACGCTCTATTCGTAATCGACGCTGATCACGAGCACATCGCTGTACGTGAAGCTAACAACCTAGGTATCCCAGTTTACGCTGTAGTTGATACTAACTCTGACCCAGACGGCGTTGACTTCGTTATCCCAGGTAACGATGACGCAATCCGTGCTGTACAGCTTTACCTAAACGCTGCTGCTGACGCAGTAAAAGAAGGTCGTAACCAAGACGTAGCTGCTGCAGCTGCTGAAAAAGACGGCTTTGTTGAGGAAGCTTAA
- the tsf gene encoding translation elongation factor Ts, with translation MAVTAALVKELRERTGAGMMECKKALVETNGDIEVAIENMRKSGAAKAAKKAGNVAAEGAIIIKEGEGVAVLLEVNCQTDFVAKDGNFTAFAEKVAEDALASKATAEELAAKFEEERVALVAKIGENINIRRVQYVEGTAIASYRHGEKIGVVVAGEGDAETLKHVCMHVAASRPEFVNPEDVPADVVEKEKAVQVEIAMNEGKPAEIAEKMVIGRMKKFTGEISLTGQAFVMEPKKTVGEILKEKGAAVSNFVRLEVGEGIEKAEEMSFAEEVAAAQKG, from the coding sequence ATGGCTGTAACTGCTGCTCTAGTTAAAGAACTGCGCGAACGTACTGGCGCAGGTATGATGGAATGTAAGAAAGCACTTGTTGAAACTAATGGTGACATCGAAGTAGCTATCGAAAACATGCGTAAGTCTGGTGCTGCTAAAGCTGCTAAGAAAGCAGGTAACGTAGCTGCTGAAGGCGCAATCATCATCAAAGAAGGTGAAGGTGTTGCAGTTCTTCTTGAAGTTAACTGTCAGACTGACTTCGTTGCTAAAGACGGCAACTTCACTGCTTTCGCTGAAAAAGTAGCTGAAGACGCTCTAGCTTCTAAAGCAACTGCTGAAGAACTTGCTGCTAAGTTCGAAGAAGAGCGTGTTGCTCTTGTTGCTAAAATCGGTGAAAACATCAACATCCGTCGCGTACAATACGTTGAAGGTACTGCAATCGCTTCTTACCGTCACGGTGAGAAAATCGGTGTTGTTGTTGCTGGTGAAGGCGACGCAGAAACTCTTAAGCACGTTTGTATGCACGTTGCTGCATCTCGTCCTGAGTTCGTTAACCCAGAAGACGTACCAGCAGACGTAGTTGAAAAAGAGAAAGCTGTTCAAGTTGAAATCGCGATGAACGAAGGCAAGCCAGCTGAAATCGCAGAGAAGATGGTTATCGGCCGCATGAAGAAATTCACTGGCGAAATCTCTCTAACTGGTCAAGCGTTCGTTATGGAACCTAAGAAAACTGTTGGCGAAATCCTTAAAGAAAAAGGCGCTGCAGTATCTAACTTCGTACGTCTAGAAGTTGGTGAAGGTATCGAGAAAGCTGAAGAAATGAGCTTCGCTGAAGAAGTAGCAGCTGCACAGAAAGGTTAA